Part of the Halomarina litorea genome is shown below.
TCGTAGCCCTCGCGGAACGCGACCATCGTCCGGCGGAACATGAGGTAGAGCGCGAGGATGATGCCGAGGACGACGGCCAGGATACCGAGGAGGACGGGGTCGAGCCCGAAGACCTGCATACCCTCTCTGGAGGACAGCCGGGCAAAGGCGTTTCGGGGGCGCGGCCCGCCTACTCGCCGACGGAGAACCGCTCCAGTTCCTCGCCCTCGGTCGTCACGAGGCGGCCGCGGAACGGGTCGAGGGCGAGTTCGGCGTGGGCTGCCTCGTAGCGCCGCGGGTCGGCGTGGCTCCCCGGGTTCAGGACGGGGACGTCGGCGACCGACCGGAACTCGGGGCGGTGGGAGTGCCCGACGACGACGAGGTCCGCGTTCTCCTGCCGGCCGTACATCGCCAGCGCGGTGTCGCTGTGTTTGTGGCCGTGCGCCATGGCGATGCGCACGCCCTCGAACTCGACGGTTCGTCGTGCCGGGAGGCGATCGCGGACCCTGACCGTGTCGTTATTGCCGGTGACGCCCGCGAACCGGGCGGACTCGGCCTCGAAGGCGTCGAGGACGGCGGCGGTGAGGAAGTCGCCCGCATGACAGACGAGGTCGGCCTCGCGGACGGCCTCCAGCGTCCGGCCCGTCAGTCGGTGGCCGTCCCTGCCGTGGGTGTCCGAAACGACGGTAATCATATCGGGACTCGGGCGAGCGCGTTTAAGAAACGTGGCGGTAGGCCTTTCCCGTACCGGGGAGTCGGCCCGTCTAATGGCAAGCAGCAAGTCGGTCGTCATCGCCGCACTCATCGCGAACGGGGCCATCGCGATACTGAAGTTCATCGGCTTCACCATCACCGGGAGCGCCGCGATGCTCTCGGAGACCTACCACTCCATCTCCGATACGGGCAATCAGGTGTTCCTCCTCGTGGGCATCCGCTACAGCAGCAAAGAGGCCGAC
Proteins encoded:
- a CDS encoding DUF7859 family protein, with product MQVFGLDPVLLGILAVVLGIILALYLMFRRTMVAFREGYDDRRR
- a CDS encoding metallophosphoesterase — protein: MITVVSDTHGRDGHRLTGRTLEAVREADLVCHAGDFLTAAVLDAFEAESARFAGVTGNNDTVRVRDRLPARRTVEFEGVRIAMAHGHKHSDTALAMYGRQENADLVVVGHSHRPEFRSVADVPVLNPGSHADPRRYEAAHAELALDPFRGRLVTTEGEELERFSVGE